A genomic window from Cloacibacillus evryensis DSM 19522 includes:
- a CDS encoding Asp23/Gls24 family envelope stress response protein, whose protein sequence is MVESMNEDFNVEEKQETEPGLGQTNLEGKVRISEDVIAQLATKALNSVEGVSPASPGLMANLRLGRKTVNGVRISISDGDSPEIVVDAYISVKYGLRIPDVCWDVQEAIKEQVERYTGYSIKGVNIYVQGITFAEKKTTDGEEADGIDPLNVEGA, encoded by the coding sequence ATGGTTGAATCAATGAACGAAGATTTCAATGTTGAAGAAAAGCAGGAGACTGAACCCGGTCTCGGCCAGACGAATCTTGAGGGGAAGGTACGCATCTCCGAAGACGTCATCGCGCAGCTTGCGACCAAGGCGCTGAACAGCGTCGAAGGGGTATCCCCGGCCAGCCCAGGATTGATGGCAAACCTCAGGCTCGGACGCAAGACGGTGAACGGAGTCCGCATCTCGATCTCCGACGGCGATTCCCCCGAGATCGTAGTCGACGCCTATATCTCCGTAAAGTACGGCCTGCGGATTCCCGACGTCTGCTGGGACGTCCAGGAGGCTATCAAGGAGCAGGTGGAGCGCTACACGGGATACTCGATCAAGGGCGTAAATATCTACGTTCAGGGTATCACCTTCGCGGAAAAGAAGACCACCGACGGCGAAGAGGCTGACGGGATCGATCCGCTCAACGTTGAAGGGGCCTGA
- a CDS encoding CD1247 N-terminal domain-containing protein codes for MSAREKIAYLKGLIDGQNLTADSPDKAKFYTALVDALDSLAVAIEDHEEVHEELNAYLEQLDEDVSDLEDEIDALCEDEDDDECCHHHHYDDDDEEDYEDFDEEEYESVTCPNCNNDFYFEPAMYDEEEDLVCPHCGKPFKLPED; via the coding sequence ATGAGCGCACGTGAGAAAATAGCATATTTGAAGGGGCTTATCGACGGACAGAATTTAACGGCTGATTCGCCTGACAAAGCAAAGTTTTACACCGCATTGGTCGATGCACTGGATTCCCTGGCTGTTGCAATTGAGGATCACGAAGAGGTACATGAGGAGCTCAATGCCTACCTCGAACAGCTTGACGAGGATGTCTCGGATCTCGAAGATGAGATCGACGCGCTTTGCGAGGATGAGGATGATGACGAGTGCTGCCATCACCATCACTATGATGATGACGACGAGGAAGACTACGAGGATTTCGACGAAGAGGAATATGAGTCGGTAACATGCCCGAACTGCAATAACGATTTCTACTTTGAACCGGCGATGTATGACGAAGAGGAAGACCTTGTCTGCCCGCACTGCGGCAAGCCATTCAAACTTCCGGAAGATTAG
- the nusB gene encoding transcription antitermination factor NusB, with translation MSRRARLRHRAREVALQLVYMLDMRPDTPPQEALETLSADEALELFSAELAEEGADSPDKEKFPSVSSFDLALSEAERDEVLAYATELFRGVRSNSAKLEEIIRVNMESKWRPERLVAIDKAVISLALYEGVLAQNVPVNVAISEAVEIAKAFGTEESGRFVNGVLGRIVRSDNEQQ, from the coding sequence ATGTCCCGTAGGGCGCGGCTGCGCCACAGGGCGCGAGAGGTCGCGCTGCAATTGGTGTATATGCTTGACATGAGGCCGGATACCCCGCCGCAGGAGGCGCTTGAGACGCTCTCCGCCGACGAGGCCCTTGAGCTTTTCAGCGCGGAGCTTGCGGAAGAGGGGGCGGACTCTCCGGACAAAGAGAAGTTCCCCTCCGTATCTTCCTTTGACCTCGCGCTCTCCGAGGCGGAGCGGGACGAGGTGCTGGCCTACGCTACGGAGCTCTTCCGCGGCGTGCGGAGCAATTCCGCGAAGCTGGAAGAGATCATCCGCGTCAACATGGAGAGCAAATGGCGTCCGGAAAGGCTTGTCGCGATCGACAAGGCCGTCATATCGCTGGCCCTTTACGAAGGTGTGCTGGCACAGAATGTCCCGGTGAACGTGGCGATATCCGAGGCGGTGGAGATCGCCAAGGCCTTTGGCACGGAAGAGTCCGGACGCTTCGTAAACGGAGTGCTTGGCCGCATAGTGCGCAGCGACAATGAACAGCAGTAA
- the xseA gene encoding exodeoxyribonuclease VII large subunit gives MNSSKNVIVTVDEMTASVREALFREPSLQNLSVRGELLGFKLHTSGHAYFTLLGANSRVACVLFRSYANSVLVWPKDGDEVLVRGKIDVYGARGSYQIYATTLLPLGAGAKARAKEALRLRLEQEGIFDPRLKRPLPRYPERVAVITSPTGAALQDILKLHSLRFPCAELIVIPSLMQGLGAPEEIVRAFELARRIRGLSCVMLARGGGNRDDLDIFDNESVVRAIRLSPVPVITGLGHQIDSTLADMAADAAAPTPSGAAERLFPDGKALDTALLSAARNMRGRLETRIGFMDKNVAATKERLDRDIVRGHLQPAADFAARAADSIRDAISRRLRDECSGLAAFAARLANLSPLSLLAKGYSICTDLSGTVIRSAASLKAGDAVRIILNDGSAEAVVKEVSNKTFSRGAE, from the coding sequence ATGAACAGCAGTAAAAACGTTATCGTGACGGTAGACGAGATGACGGCCTCCGTGAGGGAGGCGCTCTTTCGCGAACCGTCGCTGCAGAATCTTTCCGTACGCGGCGAGCTGCTCGGCTTTAAACTCCACACCAGCGGGCACGCCTACTTTACGCTGCTAGGCGCAAATTCACGCGTCGCCTGCGTATTATTCCGCTCATACGCCAACTCGGTGCTCGTCTGGCCGAAGGATGGCGACGAGGTGCTCGTGCGCGGCAAGATAGACGTCTACGGCGCCCGCGGCTCCTATCAGATCTACGCGACGACGTTGCTGCCGCTGGGGGCCGGCGCGAAGGCGCGCGCCAAAGAGGCGCTGCGGCTGCGCCTTGAGCAGGAGGGCATATTTGATCCCCGCCTCAAGAGGCCGCTGCCGCGTTATCCGGAAAGGGTCGCCGTGATCACCTCGCCGACCGGAGCCGCGCTTCAGGATATTTTAAAGCTTCACTCTCTGAGATTCCCCTGCGCGGAGCTGATCGTGATCCCGAGCCTTATGCAGGGGCTCGGCGCTCCCGAGGAGATCGTCCGCGCCTTTGAGCTGGCGCGGCGTATCCGCGGGCTTTCCTGCGTTATGCTCGCGCGCGGCGGCGGGAACCGCGACGACCTCGACATCTTCGACAACGAATCTGTGGTCCGCGCGATCCGGCTTTCTCCCGTGCCGGTGATAACCGGATTGGGACACCAGATAGACAGCACTCTTGCAGACATGGCGGCCGACGCGGCGGCGCCCACGCCGTCTGGGGCGGCGGAGCGGCTTTTTCCTGACGGGAAAGCGCTCGACACCGCGCTGCTGAGCGCCGCGCGCAATATGCGCGGAAGGCTTGAGACGCGCATCGGCTTTATGGATAAAAATGTCGCCGCCACGAAAGAGCGTCTGGACAGAGACATCGTCAGAGGTCATCTGCAGCCGGCCGCCGATTTCGCCGCGCGAGCCGCGGATTCGATCAGGGACGCGATCTCCCGCAGGCTCAGGGACGAGTGCTCCGGCCTCGCCGCCTTTGCCGCGCGGCTCGCGAACCTTTCGCCGCTTTCGCTGCTGGCGAAGGGCTACAGCATCTGCACCGACCTCTCCGGCACGGTGATACGCTCCGCGGCCTCCTTGAAGGCCGGCGACGCCGTGAGGATCATCTTAAACGACGGCAGCGCCGAAGCGGTGGTGAAAGAGGTTTCAAATAAGACCTTTTCGAGGGGGGCTGAATGA
- the mtnA gene encoding S-methyl-5-thioribose-1-phosphate isomerase — protein sequence MLPATIEWKDGKLRLLDQRLLPSRTEYAVCESAEDTALAIENMTVRGAPAIGVAAAYGLVLALKNEDFAEAAERLAATRPTAVNLFWAIKRMRELWLENRNKDNGELYLIMENEALTIHNEDIEINKSIGRFGASILPDRGAAITHCNAGALATAGYGTALGVFRAAAEAGKRIRIYADETRPRLQGGLLTAYELQQDGFDVTVITDSMAAFLMSRVKIDAVVTGADRVAMNGDAANKIGTYGLAIAAKRHGVPFYIAAPLSTFDAECACGADIPIEERCGNEVRAIGGVCVIPEEIKVWNPAFDVTPNELIAGIITERGIIRAPYAENIEKFFRGGNNRNEK from the coding sequence ATGCTGCCCGCGACGATAGAGTGGAAGGATGGGAAGCTGCGGCTGCTCGACCAGCGGCTGCTCCCGAGCAGGACGGAATATGCGGTCTGTGAGAGCGCGGAGGATACCGCCCTCGCGATAGAAAACATGACCGTCCGCGGGGCTCCCGCCATTGGAGTGGCCGCGGCCTACGGCCTGGTCCTCGCGCTTAAGAACGAAGATTTCGCGGAGGCGGCCGAACGCCTCGCCGCGACGCGCCCCACGGCGGTGAACCTCTTCTGGGCCATCAAACGCATGAGAGAACTTTGGCTTGAAAACAGGAATAAAGATAACGGCGAACTATACCTTATTATGGAGAATGAGGCGCTGACGATCCATAACGAGGATATCGAGATAAATAAAAGCATCGGACGCTTCGGAGCGTCCATACTGCCCGACCGCGGCGCGGCGATAACGCACTGCAACGCAGGGGCGCTGGCGACGGCGGGATATGGAACGGCGCTCGGAGTCTTCCGCGCCGCCGCCGAGGCGGGAAAACGGATCAGGATATACGCCGACGAGACGCGCCCGCGCCTTCAGGGCGGCCTGCTTACCGCCTATGAACTTCAGCAGGACGGTTTTGACGTTACGGTGATCACCGATTCGATGGCCGCTTTCCTGATGTCGCGCGTGAAGATCGACGCCGTAGTCACCGGCGCGGACCGCGTGGCGATGAACGGCGACGCCGCGAACAAGATCGGCACCTACGGCCTCGCGATCGCGGCGAAGCGGCACGGAGTGCCCTTCTACATCGCCGCGCCGCTCTCGACCTTTGACGCGGAGTGCGCCTGCGGAGCCGATATCCCGATCGAGGAGCGCTGCGGGAACGAGGTCCGCGCCATCGGCGGTGTTTGTGTGATCCCGGAGGAGATCAAGGTATGGAATCCGGCCTTTGACGTCACGCCGAATGAACTTATCGCGGGAATCATTACGGAGCGCGGCATTATCCGCGCGCCGTATGCTGAAAATATAGAAAAATTTTTCCGGGGAGGAAATAATAGAAATGAGAAATGA
- a CDS encoding type IV pilus twitching motility protein PilT, with the protein MTGFVLKDTLIRGINSCASDVHLSVGDVPMLRIDGNLVRIPEAQPLAEDDMRQAVSELLTESQIERFNKEREYDFSFGLDMGVKEQRFRANFSYEKGCPALALRAITSNIRTMKQLGLPDDLKVMTKKNNGLFLVTGPTGSGKSTTLAAIIQEINLTRSVHIVTVEDPIEYLYTSEVALIHQRELGRDTKTFAEALRRAMRQDPDVIMIGEMRDLETISAAITAAETGHLVLATLHTRDAAQSIDRIIDVFPPYQQQQIRIQLASMLLGVLSQQLIPLEGIPGRAVATEYLVATNAVRNYIREGKSSQIKNVIQTGSALGMHTMDQDLASLCQKGMVGKREALAHAYDVESFNRYMI; encoded by the coding sequence ATGACGGGATTTGTCCTGAAAGATACTCTGATAAGAGGAATAAACAGCTGTGCGAGCGACGTTCACTTGAGCGTCGGGGACGTGCCGATGCTGCGGATAGACGGAAACCTTGTGCGCATCCCGGAGGCCCAGCCTCTGGCCGAAGATGATATGCGCCAGGCGGTCAGCGAGCTGCTGACTGAGAGCCAGATCGAACGTTTCAACAAAGAGCGGGAATATGATTTCAGCTTCGGCCTCGACATGGGGGTGAAGGAGCAGCGTTTCCGCGCCAATTTCTCATATGAAAAGGGCTGTCCCGCGCTCGCGCTGCGCGCCATCACCTCAAATATCCGCACGATGAAGCAGCTGGGGCTGCCGGACGACCTTAAGGTGATGACGAAGAAGAATAACGGCCTCTTTCTTGTCACCGGACCGACCGGCTCCGGCAAGTCGACAACGCTCGCGGCGATCATCCAGGAGATAAACCTCACGCGTTCGGTGCACATCGTGACCGTCGAAGATCCGATAGAATACCTCTATACCTCCGAGGTCGCGCTCATACACCAGCGCGAACTCGGACGCGACACGAAGACCTTCGCCGAGGCGCTGCGCCGCGCGATGCGCCAGGACCCGGACGTGATAATGATCGGCGAAATGCGGGATCTTGAGACGATCTCGGCGGCGATCACAGCCGCCGAGACGGGGCATCTCGTGCTCGCGACTCTGCACACGCGCGACGCGGCGCAGAGCATCGACCGTATAATCGACGTATTCCCCCCCTATCAGCAGCAGCAGATACGCATCCAGCTGGCCTCGATGCTGCTCGGGGTCCTTTCACAGCAGCTGATCCCTCTTGAGGGGATACCGGGTCGGGCGGTCGCCACCGAATACCTTGTCGCGACAAACGCCGTGCGCAATTATATCCGCGAGGGAAAGAGCTCGCAGATAAAAAACGTCATTCAGACCGGTTCGGCGCTCGGAATGCACACGATGGACCAGGATCTCGCCAGCCTCTGTCAGAAGGGCATGGTCGGTAAAAGAGAGGCTTTGGCCCACGCCTACGATGTAGAGAGTTTCAACCGCTATATGATATAG
- the efp gene encoding elongation factor P, with translation MAQIVDTSDFRPGLKIKWEGGMWVLLECSHHKMGRGGAIVRGKLRNLETGSSVDQSFKSGERFERIVFDERPAQYQYKDGEDFVFMDMESYDQVTLSPDILGDMVKFLIDDLEVSFDMYEGRVMGIELPNQVTMKITDTPPGFKGDTASGGGKPATTETGLVVTVPFFVENGEEIVVDTRTGEYLERAKK, from the coding sequence ATGGCACAGATAGTCGATACTAGTGATTTCCGTCCCGGTTTGAAGATCAAATGGGAGGGCGGGATGTGGGTTCTTCTCGAATGTTCGCATCATAAAATGGGAAGGGGCGGGGCGATAGTCCGCGGAAAGCTCCGTAACCTTGAGACCGGTTCGAGCGTCGACCAGTCCTTCAAGTCCGGCGAACGTTTTGAGAGGATCGTCTTTGACGAAAGGCCCGCGCAGTATCAGTACAAGGACGGAGAAGACTTCGTCTTCATGGATATGGAATCGTATGATCAGGTGACGCTGTCTCCCGATATTCTCGGCGATATGGTGAAGTTTCTTATAGACGACCTTGAAGTCAGCTTTGATATGTACGAAGGGCGCGTAATGGGGATCGAACTCCCGAACCAGGTGACGATGAAGATCACCGACACGCCGCCCGGATTTAAGGGCGATACGGCCTCCGGCGGCGGCAAGCCCGCGACGACGGAAACTGGCCTTGTAGTTACTGTTCCGTTCTTTGTGGAAAACGGCGAGGAAATAGTCGTAGACACAAGGACGGGAGAGTATTTAGAGCGAGCGAAGAAGTAA
- a CDS encoding prepilin-type N-terminal cleavage/methylation domain-containing protein, whose protein sequence is MDRSLSSGLNTGADRRAAFTLAECLVALMVISVILSLFFSPFKGALYVCRAFVDRRVAESRIWTACGILRGPIFYCALGIPGDAGEYKKGFGSQLGAPFSWDGPVSVTSDKNGRSNGCLRLAYAYPELCRTRQEGGVGKVAARISFDTAPNRDHFDLDLYDKSKSVKNWVLFENCRPRRSLLLVTKASGSELELKNYGAEEAVVSKGERLLLFRAMECWAWDDKLYTKDFRTTGDQPRENGICDIRFYLDDGKNLLTVYLVARGGDETLAPGRIVGEENCREEILAQWRGRSRHILYCAKFSWPLPNVRGP, encoded by the coding sequence ATGGATCGGTCGCTGTCGTCTGGCCTGAACACGGGCGCTGACCGCCGTGCGGCTTTCACGCTGGCAGAGTGCCTTGTTGCGCTCATGGTTATCTCTGTCATCCTCTCTCTCTTCTTTTCGCCCTTCAAGGGCGCTCTTTATGTCTGCCGCGCCTTCGTCGACCGCAGGGTGGCGGAATCGCGTATCTGGACGGCCTGCGGCATATTGCGCGGCCCCATTTTCTATTGCGCGCTGGGTATCCCCGGAGACGCCGGCGAATACAAAAAGGGGTTCGGTTCACAGCTGGGGGCTCCGTTCAGTTGGGACGGCCCCGTCTCGGTGACGTCGGATAAAAACGGCCGCTCCAACGGCTGTTTGCGTCTCGCTTACGCCTATCCTGAGCTTTGCCGCACGCGGCAGGAGGGCGGTGTGGGAAAAGTCGCCGCGAGGATAAGTTTTGACACGGCTCCGAACCGCGATCACTTTGACCTTGACCTCTACGACAAGTCCAAATCCGTGAAGAATTGGGTCCTCTTTGAGAACTGCCGCCCGCGGAGATCGCTGCTTCTCGTAACAAAGGCCTCCGGCTCTGAACTCGAACTCAAAAATTATGGGGCGGAGGAGGCCGTCGTTTCCAAGGGCGAGCGGCTGCTGCTATTCCGCGCGATGGAATGCTGGGCGTGGGATGATAAGCTCTATACGAAAGATTTTCGCACGACGGGCGACCAGCCGCGGGAGAACGGTATCTGTGACATCCGTTTTTATCTCGACGACGGAAAAAACCTGCTTACGGTCTATCTGGTGGCGCGCGGCGGCGACGAGACTCTCGCGCCGGGGCGTATCGTCGGAGAGGAAAATTGCCGTGAAGAGATACTCGCGCAGTGGCGCGGCCGTTCGCGGCATATCCTTTACTGCGCGAAGTTCAGCTGGCCGCTGCCGAATGTCCGCGGCCCCTGA